A window of Chloroflexota bacterium contains these coding sequences:
- a CDS encoding HAD-IA family hydrolase has translation WGQGIGTRMLAEAIRFFERQGVEHIILDTQADNERSQRLYRWFGFTPTGRARDVLVLEIMSARNVSVRALITDFGGVLTRTEKLRALMEHYERELGLEKGTLQTTLFAGEAWEAFSTGRISYEDYWANVCARLGWPIPPEFESLRDNPFALDDLDERMVALLRQLRSNYKIALLSNATPALEGLLERYGIANLFDVVINSSRVGLRKPDLRIYALTAERLGLRPEECLLIDDKERNTSAAREIGMHAITFTSYEDLTRHLEKMLGRSVTA, from the coding sequence TGGGGACAAGGCATTGGCACCCGGATGCTGGCTGAAGCAATACGTTTCTTCGAGCGCCAGGGTGTGGAACACATCATTTTAGACACCCAAGCAGATAACGAGCGCTCCCAGCGCCTTTACCGTTGGTTCGGCTTTACCCCCACAGGGCGGGCTCGCGACGTGTTGGTATTAGAGATCATGAGTGCTCGAAATGTTTCCGTGCGGGCACTCATCACTGATTTTGGTGGTGTACTGACACGGACAGAGAAACTTCGGGCCTTGATGGAGCACTATGAGAGAGAATTGGGTTTGGAGAAAGGCACGCTTCAGACCACCCTTTTTGCCGGAGAGGCATGGGAGGCATTTTCTACGGGGCGCATTTCCTATGAAGATTATTGGGCCAATGTTTGTGCCCGACTCGGATGGCCTATCCCGCCCGAGTTCGAATCATTGCGGGACAACCCCTTCGCCCTCGATGACCTCGACGAGCGCATGGTGGCACTTTTGCGCCAATTGCGCTCGAACTATAAGATCGCTTTACTCAGCAACGCCACGCCGGCTCTCGAAGGCCTGCTTGAACGATACGGAATCGCCAATTTGTTCGATGTGGTCATTAATTCCTCGCGGGTAGGGCTGCGCAAACCAGACCTCCGGATTTACGCCCTCACCGCCGAGCGCCTGGGCCTGCGCCCGGAAGAATGCCTCTTGATTGACGACAAGGAACGGAATACTTCAGCGGCACGCGAGATCGGGATGCACGCCATTACTTTCACTTCGTACGAAGACCTCACGCGTCACTTGGAAAAGATGTTGGGACGATCTGTAACAGCGTAG
- a CDS encoding amino acid ABC transporter ATP-binding protein, with translation MIEIRHAYKSFNFGRVRALIDVSLDVYRGEVVVIIGPSGSGKTTLLRCINHLEALDKGTIVVDGIPLTEAENINRVRAEVGIVFQQFNLFPHLTALENITLAQRVVRKRSKEEAEAIAHELLRKVGIPEKANAYPLQLSGGQQQRVAIARALAMNPKIMLFDEPTSALDPEMIKEVLDVMLDLAREGMTMVVVSHEMGFARAAAQRMIFMDGGRIIEETTPEELFTSPKEERTKIFLSKILH, from the coding sequence ATGATCGAAATCCGACACGCCTACAAAAGTTTTAACTTCGGGCGAGTGAGAGCGCTGATTGATGTCAGCCTGGACGTTTACCGGGGCGAGGTAGTGGTCATTATTGGTCCCAGCGGCTCGGGGAAGACTACCCTGTTGCGCTGCATCAACCATCTGGAAGCATTGGACAAAGGCACTATCGTCGTGGATGGCATCCCCCTGACCGAGGCAGAGAATATCAACAGGGTTCGCGCTGAGGTTGGCATCGTCTTCCAACAGTTCAACCTGTTCCCACACTTGACGGCGCTGGAAAACATCACCCTGGCCCAACGTGTGGTGCGTAAGCGCTCAAAAGAGGAAGCCGAGGCCATTGCCCATGAACTCTTACGCAAAGTCGGTATCCCAGAGAAAGCAAATGCTTATCCTCTCCAGCTCTCCGGCGGCCAGCAGCAGCGAGTGGCTATCGCGCGGGCATTGGCTATGAATCCGAAAATCATGCTTTTCGATGAGCCCACATCGGCTCTAGACCCCGAGATGATCAAGGAAGTGTTGGACGTGATGCTGGACCTGGCCCGCGAGGGAATGACGATGGTGGTGGTTTCTCATGAGATGGGCTTTGCGCGGGCAGCAGCACAACGGATGATCTTTATGGATGGAGGACGTATTATCGAGGAAACCACGCCTGAGGAATTGTTCACCTCCCCCAAGGAGGAACGCACGAAAATATTTCTGAGTAAGATCTTACATTAA
- a CDS encoding amino acid ABC transporter permease produces the protein MSAEIERTIPLSRMMAARRRVSGFDWWWLLVIGVAATIVYLVRKSPDPYLRIVLFVRDGMGVTIRLTLISFVLILLVGMIGGLGRISRIPIIKGLASLYVEIIRGIPLLVQLIFIYYAFPAFVIKVGQRLLAFGPRSTTLGANVVQFITSLGTKMVQFKLDPFGAAVLGLTVCYGAYMSEIYRAGIESIPKAQMEAARSLGMNYLQAMRYVILPQAVRMILPPVGNEFISLLKDSSLVSTVAVADMVRRGREFMGKFFLPLETWLMIALLYLVMTLFFTRIAQYIERKMSYEH, from the coding sequence ATGAGCGCAGAAATCGAGAGAACTATCCCTCTTTCTCGAATGATGGCGGCGCGGCGCCGCGTCAGCGGCTTCGACTGGTGGTGGCTGTTGGTAATCGGTGTGGCGGCAACCATCGTGTACTTGGTCCGCAAGTCGCCTGATCCCTATCTGCGCATCGTGTTGTTCGTCCGTGATGGCATGGGAGTCACAATACGACTCACCCTAATTTCATTTGTTCTCATCCTTCTTGTAGGTATGATTGGTGGGCTGGGCCGTATTTCTCGCATCCCGATTATAAAGGGTCTCGCCTCACTGTACGTGGAAATCATTCGCGGCATACCACTGCTCGTCCAGTTGATATTCATCTACTACGCCTTCCCCGCCTTTGTGATCAAGGTGGGTCAGAGGCTCCTGGCTTTCGGCCCGCGTTCTACTACCCTGGGAGCGAACGTGGTACAATTCATTACGAGCCTGGGGACGAAAATGGTGCAATTCAAACTGGACCCTTTCGGAGCAGCCGTACTTGGACTTACCGTCTGCTACGGGGCTTATATGTCGGAGATCTACCGCGCCGGCATCGAGTCCATTCCCAAGGCACAGATGGAGGCAGCGCGCTCTCTGGGGATGAACTATCTGCAGGCCATGCGCTACGTGATCCTGCCCCAGGCCGTGCGCATGATATTGCCTCCCGTGGGGAACGAGTTCATCTCCTTGCTCAAAGATTCATCGTTAGTCTCAACGGTGGCGGTAGCCGACATGGTGCGTCGGGGCAGAGAATTCATGGGCAAGTTCTTTCTACCCTTAGAGACTTGGCTCATGATCGCACTCCTCTACTTGGTGATGACGCTCTTCTTTACCCGCATCGCCCAATATATTGAGAGGAAAATGTCCTATGAGCACTAA